CGAGTCCTGCGAGCGGATGGCCTCGGCGATCGCCCACCTCGCGGAAGTCATCCCGGACCCGTCCGAGGCGGACGACCTGCTCGCGCTCGCCGAACTCGTCACCCGCCGCTCGCACTGAGCGCCCCTGCGCCGCCGGCCCCCGTGCCGCGGCGGACCCCCGTGCCGCGGACCCCTATGCCGCCGGTCCCCGGGCGGGCCGACCGCCCGGGGGCCGGCTCTCAGGCGCTTCAGACCGCCCCGGCGAGGAGCTTCTGCTCCTTCTCCTCGGCGATGCCCAGCGGCGTCGAGCCCTGCATGTACGGGGTGGTGCGGGGGCCGCGGCGCCCGATCCACGCCCAGGTGTCGCGGACGGTCTCCTCGACGGGCCGGCTGTGCAGGCCGGCGGCCCGGGCCCGGGCGGTGTCGGCCTGCCAGATACCGGCCCAGTCCGGCTGGTCGGGCGTCCACAGCGGCAGCTCCGTCCAGGGTGTGACCTCGGCGGCGAGCAGCGCGTCGTCGCCGACGGGCACGAACTCGGCGTCGCTGCCGGTGGCCTCGGCGCACGCGCGCAGCATCGCTTCCATGGTGGTCCCGCCGGCCGGTCCGGTGGTGATGTACCGGCCGCTCCTCCCGTCCTCCAGCAGGCCGAGGCCGAAGGCGGCGAAGTCGCGGGCGTCGATCAGCTGGAGGGCACGGTCCGGGTTGCCGGGGAGGACCACCCGACCGCCCCGGGCGACCCGCTCCAGCCACCAGAGCAGTCGGCCGACGTTCTCGTGGGGGCCGATCAGCAGGCCGCAGTTGAGCAGGGTGGAGCGCTCGCCGAAGTACTCGGTCACGGCGCGTTCGCAGCCGGCCTTGAGGGCGTTGGCGGGCGGCTGGTCCGGCGGGGTGTCGGCCGGGCAGTCGAGGGTGGCGGAGGTCTCGTCGACCGGCCGGCCGGGCCAGTCGGCGAAGGCGTGGACGGAGGAGACGAGGCTGTAGTGGCCGGCCCGGTCGCGCAGCAGCCGGGCGGCCGCGGCGACGGCGTGGGGCTGCTGGCCGGAGGTGTCGACGACGGCGTCCCAGGTGCGGCCCTCGACGAGCCGGGCCAGGTCCTCCGGCACGGTGCGGTCGCCGCGGACGGCCTCGACCCCGGCCTGGTCCGGTCCGGTGACGCCGCGGTTGAAGGTGGTGACCCGGTGGCCGCGGGCGAGGGCGTCCGAGACATAGGCCCGACCCAGGAAGGCCGAGCCGCCCAGAATGAGGATGTTCATACCGGCCACCCTCTCCGGCCGGGTCCGTCCGCACACGGGCGTTCACTCCTGGCGCACCGGGCGGCGGCGTCGGCAGCCGACCGGCCGGGCAGGTCATTAGTCTCATTCCGTACCGATTTATCCCGACAGGGAGTGTGACGGCATGGGTAACCCGGTCCTGGTGGACGAGGCCACGGTGCGGGGCACGGCGGCGGAGGCGTGGATCTGGGGACTGCCGATGCTGGAGAACTACCGGACGCTGTACGCGCAGGCCGTCGACGACGCCGACCCCCGGTACATCGGCGGTTTCGGGATCTTCCGCCACTACCCGCACCCCTTCACCCCGGCCAACACCGACGTCGTCACACCCAACAACGACACCCCCTACTCCCTGGCCTGGCTCGACCTGCGGGCCGAACCGTGGGTGCTGGAGGTACCGGCCACCGACCGCTACCACGTCCTGCCGCTGCACGACCTCGACACCTGCTACGTCGGCTTCGTCGGCTCCCGCACCACCGGCGACGGCGCCGGCCGCCACCTGATCGTCGGGCCGGACCACCGCGGCACGCCCGGCGAGGGCTTCGACGGCGTCCTGCACGCCGACACCCGGCTGATCGGCATCCTCGGCCGGACCTACCTGGCGGGCCCCGAGGACGTCCCGGCCCTGGAGCGGGTCCAGGCCGGCTACCGGCTGAGCCCGCTCAGCGCCCACCTGGGCACCGAACCGCCGCCGCACGCACCCGACCCGATCTGGCCGGTCTGGCGCGAGGAGGTGCTCGACAGCCTGGAGTTCTTCTCCTTCCTCGACTTCCTGCTCGGCTTCTTCCCGGTCCTGCCGACCGACGCCGACCTCCGCCGCCGCCTCGCCGAACTCGGCATCGGAGCCGGCGGCTTCGAACCGGCCGCGCTCCCACTGGAGATCCGCGAGGCCATGGCCCGGGGCATCGCCGACGCCCGCGCCAGGCTGGACGCTGCGGTCGCCGAGAGCCACGACTCCACCGCCCTCTTCGGCACCCGGGTCCAGCTGGGCACGGACCACCTGGGCCGGGCGATCGGCGTGGTCCGGGGCCTGTACGGGCTGCCGGTCGAGGAGGCCTGGTACACCTGCTGGATCTCCGAGAGCGGCCCCGACGCGGCGGACGGCCCGCCGCTGGACGGCGCGGCCCACGACTACGTCCTGCGGTTCCCGTCCGGCGGCCTCCCACCCGCCCGGTACTTCTGGTCCGTCACCGTCTACGGCCTCCCCGGGCAGCTCCTGGTCGCCAACCCGATCGACCGCTACGCGATCGGCGACCGCACCCCCGGCCTGACCGCCGACGAGGACGGCGGACTGACCCTCCGGCTGCGCCACGAGCGCCCCGAGGACCCGCGGGAGCAGGCCAACTGGCTGCCCGTGCCGGCCGGCCCGTTCATGGCGGTGCTGCGCGTGTACGGCCCGGACCCCACCGTCCTCGACGGCCGCTGGCCGCGGCCGCCCCTGCTCGCCCGCCCCTGAGCGGCCCGCCGCCGGAGAATGTGCGGCGCAGGCTGTAACGCCGCGGTGCGCCGACCGCGTCCTACAAGGGGGCGGCGGACAGCGGCAGCGGGAGGAGGGGACGGGCATGGCCGGGGGAGGGCCGGGGCGGGCGGGCAAGGACGACGAGTTCCTCGAGTTCGCCGCCACACGGACGAGCCATCTGTACCGTTCCGCCTGCCTGCTGACGGGCGGTGACACCCACCTCGCCGAGGACCTCGTCCAGGAGACGCTCGGCCGGATGTACGCCGTCTGGCGCCCCGGCAGCCGGCGCCCCGGCACGCGCCGGATCGACAACCCCCCGGCCTACGCCCAGGGCGTCCTCTACCGCCTCTTCCTCTCGCACGTCCGCCGGCGCAGCAGCACCGAGCGCCCGGTCGGGGACCTGCCGGAGCAGGCCGCCGCGGACGGCGACTCCTCGCTGCGGGTCACCCTCGTCGATGCACTCGCCCGGCTCTCCGCGCGGGACCGCGCCGTGCTGGTGCTCCGCTACTGGGAGGACGTCAGCGTGGAGGAGACCGCCGAACTGCTCGGCGCCAGCCCGGGCGCCGTCCGGACACAGACCTCACGGGCCCTCACCCGGCTCCGCGTGCTGATCGGTGACGCCCTGCCCGACCTCGCCCTGCACTGACGGTGTCCCGCCCGCGCGCCCGACCACCGAGACCCACCCGATCCGACGGCAGAGACGGTGAACCAGCCATGTCCGACACACCCGACCGGCTTCCCGAGGAGGAGCTCGTCCAGCTCTTCCGGGAGACCGGCGACGGCTTCCTGGCCGACAGCCCGCGGATCGTGCTCGGCGCCGTCGAGCGCGGCAGGGCGCTGCGCCGCCGCCGGGTCGCGTCGGTGCTCGGCGGGACGGCGGCACTGGTCGTTCTCGCGGGCGGCGGCGCGGTACTGGCAGGCCTCCCCGGGCGCGTCGACGGAGTCCGGCCGCTGGACGGCGCCGCGTCGCCGGCCGGGCGCGCGCCGGGCATGACCGACCAGGAGATGGTGGCGGCCCTCACCTCCCACCTCGGCGGCCTGCGGGTCGTCGACGCCCGGGGCACCGGGACGGTCGCCGCCGCCGCGGCGGGGACGACACCGCTGGCGGAGCTCACCGTGGACGACGGCAACGGCCGGCGGGGCATCCGGGCGGCGGTCTGGCGCGACACGGTCCGGACCGTGCTGCAGTCCACCGTCTGCGAGCGGCCCGGCCACTCCGGGATCACCTGCGACCGGACGGTGCTGCCGGACGGCTCCGCCCTGATGACCTGGACGTCCGGCTACCCGGAGACCGGGGCCAAGTCCTGGTGGTGCCTGCTCGCCGCGCCCTCCGGCAAGCGGGTGTCGATCACCGAGTGGAACTCCTCCGAGCCCGGCGATTCGGGTGGCCGCAACGACCCGCCGCTGCCCGTCCGGGAGCTCCAGACGGTCGCCGCGGACCCGGTCTGGGACCGCGCGGTGGAGGACGGCGGCGGGGGCGCCACGGCCCGGTCCTGAACCCCGGGCGGGGCTACGGCCTGGCCGCGTCGGACGGCGGCGGGGAGGCCGTGGCCCGGCCCGTCGCAGGATCGCCGCCGTGGGCCGGGCCGGAGTCCGCGGGGGCGGTCGGCGAGGGGTCGGCCGAGGGGCCGGACGTCCCGCCCCCGGAGCCGCCTCCGGGCGTCCCGGTGCTCCCGCCGCCCCCCGTGCCGCTCGGCGGTTCGGGGCTCCGGCTGCCACCGGGCTCGGCGCCGCCGGTGCCGGAACCCGTGCCCGTGCCCGAACCCGTGCCGGGCGCGGTCGGGGCCGGGGTGGGGGAGCCGCTGTCCGCGGGCCCGTCCGGGTGTCCGCCACGCTGGGTGGGCCCGCCCTCCAGGGTGACCACGGCCTCGGAGGGCGGCAGCGCGATCTTCGCCGTCCAGTGTCCGGCCGGGACCCGCTCCTCGTCCACCGTCACCGTCACGGTGATCCGCTGCCCCGGCTCCAGGGCGCCCTCGTCCCGGCTGAGGCGCAGCCAGTCCACGCCGACCACGGCATGCCAGTGGATCGCGGTGCCGCCGGAGTTGGTGAGCGTGATCACCGTGCGGCTGCCCCACTCGCTGGCCTCCACCGTGAGCCGCCCGGGCCCGGCCGGCAGCACGGGCGGGGCGGGGACCACCTCGGCGGTGGCCAGCCCCCGGGACCCGTGCGAGGGGACCGGCACCACCGCACCCTCCACCACGGGCAGCAACGTTTCTGCAACCGCACCCGCCAACCGCAGGCCGTCGTCCGCCGCCTCGTCGCCCTGGCCGGGCTCGGCCGGCTGCACCGTCTCGGACGGGTCCGGCGAGAGCCGGGGCGAGTCCACCCGCACCGAGGAGACCGGCGCGGCCGACCCCACGCCCTCGCCGCCGCCCCGGTACGCCGCCCACAGCGCCACCACCGGCGCCGTCAGGACGGCCGCCAGCACACCTGTCGTCACCACCCGCTGCCGCACCAGGGCGAGGCTCGCCGAGGGGGCCCGGTGCCGGGGGAAGCCGCGCTGGTCGAAGCGGATCGCCGCCGGACCGGGCTCCGGCGCGGCCAGGCGCCGCCCGGCCGCCGCCCCCGCCAGGAAGGCCGCGCCCGCGGCACCGCCCGGGACCTGCGCCGCCGTCCCGGCCACCCGGACCGTCACCGGCGCCGACAGCAGAGGCAGCCCGGCCAGGCCCGGCTCCGGCGCCGCCGCCACCCGTTCCGCGGTGCCGCGGCAGGTAGGGCAGGCCACCACGTGCTGCACCAGTTCGCGGCGGAGCGCCGGGCCGAGCACCCATCCGCTCCGGCCCTCCGCTCCGGCCCCGCCGAGCTGGGTGAGTTCCGGGCAGTCGCCCGCGGCCAGCACCAGCAGTGCCGCCCGGGTGCGCCCGACCTCGGCGGCCGCGGTCTCCAGCAGTTCCTCGGCGGCCGGTACCGGCAGGGCCAGCACCGCCGCGACCTCGCCGGGCGCCAGCCCGTGACGGACCGCCAGCTCCAGCGCCTCGCGCTGCTCGGGGCCGGTGCCGGCCGCCTCCGGCCAGGCCAGCCGGGCGAGCTCCTCGCGGCGCTGGGCGAGGACCGCCGCGCCGGGGGCCCCGCCCCGGCCGATCCCGCCCGCGACCGCGCCGGCCTTCCCGGCGCGGCCCTTCCCGGCGGGGCCCGTACCGGCATGCGCCCGCCGTCCGGACGGAACACCAGCGGGGGCGGGCGCGGCGGCGGGCTCGCGCGCGGCGGTGCCGGCGAAGGCGGCGTCCGCCCCGGACTCCAGGCGGCGCAGGCAGCAGTGCCGTGCCAGCGCGTACAGCCAGGCCCGGCGGAGCGCCGGGTCGGCCAGCCGGGCGCCGTGCCGCAGCGCCAGGTCGCGGACCTCGGCCACGGCGGCCACGGCCGCGTCGTGCTCGCACAGGACGGAGAGGCAGTAGGTGAACAGGCCGTCCACATGCTGCCCGTAGGCGCGCAGGACCGGCGACCCGGCAGTCACCGGGCTCTCAAGCAAGCTCGTCACGTGTCAGACGGTAGATACGGGATTCGCCCGCTCCGGTGGTTTCCCGGTGCTTGTCCTTCTTTCGGGTAACAGCACCGGCCGGACCGTGACCCCGCGCGCATTCGCCCCGCGCGCCGCCCGGCGCCTTCGCGCCCCGGGTCCGCCCCGGGCCGGGACCCCGGGGCGGACCCCGGGACCGGCGCACCCGGCGGCCGGGCCGGGACCGGCGGTGCGGCCCGCGTTGTCGGACCCACCGGCTACGGTTGGCCGCATGGCAGCCCGCACCAAGACCACCGCCAAGCCGCGCCCGGCGTACCGCTGCACCGAGTGCGGCAACCAGCTCCCCAAGTGGGTCGGCCGCTGCCCGGAGTGCAACTCCTGGGGCACGGTCGAGGAGTACGGCGCCGTCCCGCTGCGGACGACCGCGGCGGGCCCGGTCAGCTCCCCGGCGAAGCCGATCGGCGAGGTCGACGGCCAGGTGGCGACGGCCCGCACCACCGGCGTGCCGGAGCTGGACAGGGTGCTCGGCGGCGGCCTGGTGCCCGGCGCGGTGGTGCTGCTCGCGGGCGAGCCCGGCGTCGGCAAGTCCACCCTGCTGCTCGACGTCGCCGCCAAGGCCGCGAGCGACCGGCACCGCACCCTGTACGTCACCGGTGAGGAGTCCGCCGGCCAGGTCCGGCTCCGCGCGGACCGCATCAACGCGCTCTCCGAGCACCTCTACCTGGCCGCGGAGTCGGACCTCGGGGCGGTGCTCGGCCACATCGAGGCGGTGAACCCGGGGCTGCTGATCCTGGACTCGGTGCAGACCATCGCCTCCGCCGAGCTGGACGGCGCGCCCGGCGGCCCGGCCCAGGTGCGCGAGGTGGCGAACGCGCTGATCAGGGCGTCCAAGCAGCGCGGCATGGCGACCCTGCTGGTCGGCCATGTCACCAAGGACGGCCAGATCGCCGGCCCGCGTCTGCTGGAGCACCTGGTCGACGTGGTGCTCAGCTTCGAGGGCGACCGGCACGCCCGGCTGCGGATCATCCGCGGGGTCAAGAACCGCTACGGCGCGACCGACGAGGTCGGCTGCTTCGAGCTGCACGACGAGGGCATCGCGGGTCTCGCCGACCCGTCCGGGCTCTTCCTGACCAGGCGTGACAAGCCGGTGCCCGGCACCTGCCTGACCGTCACCCTGGAGGGGCGCCGCCCGCTGGTCGCCGAGGTGCAGGCGCTGATGGTGGATTCGCAGATCCCCTCGCCGCGCCGGACGACCTCCGGCCTGGAGTCCCCGCGCATCGCGATGATCCTCGCAGTGGTCGAACGCCACGGCGGGGTGAAGCTGGGCAAGCAGGACATCTACACCGCGACGGTCGGCGGCGTGAAGCTCACCGAGCCCTCCGCGGACCTCGCCATCGCCCTCGCGGTGGC
This genomic window from Streptomyces sp. TLI_235 contains:
- a CDS encoding RNA polymerase sigma-70 factor (sigma-E family), with amino-acid sequence MAGGGPGRAGKDDEFLEFAATRTSHLYRSACLLTGGDTHLAEDLVQETLGRMYAVWRPGSRRPGTRRIDNPPAYAQGVLYRLFLSHVRRRSSTERPVGDLPEQAAADGDSSLRVTLVDALARLSARDRAVLVLRYWEDVSVEETAELLGASPGAVRTQTSRALTRLRVLIGDALPDLALH
- a CDS encoding DNA-directed RNA polymerase specialized sigma24 family protein; the encoded protein is MTAGSPVLRAYGQHVDGLFTYCLSVLCEHDAAVAAVAEVRDLALRHGARLADPALRRAWLYALARHCCLRRLESGADAAFAGTAAREPAAAPAPAGVPSGRRAHAGTGPAGKGRAGKAGAVAGGIGRGGAPGAAVLAQRREELARLAWPEAAGTGPEQREALELAVRHGLAPGEVAAVLALPVPAAEELLETAAAEVGRTRAALLVLAAGDCPELTQLGGAGAEGRSGWVLGPALRRELVQHVVACPTCRGTAERVAAAPEPGLAGLPLLSAPVTVRVAGTAAQVPGGAAGAAFLAGAAAGRRLAAPEPGPAAIRFDQRGFPRHRAPSASLALVRQRVVTTGVLAAVLTAPVVALWAAYRGGGEGVGSAAPVSSVRVDSPRLSPDPSETVQPAEPGQGDEAADDGLRLAGAVAETLLPVVEGAVVPVPSHGSRGLATAEVVPAPPVLPAGPGRLTVEASEWGSRTVITLTNSGGTAIHWHAVVGVDWLRLSRDEGALEPGQRITVTVTVDEERVPAGHWTAKIALPPSEAVVTLEGGPTQRGGHPDGPADSGSPTPAPTAPGTGSGTGTGSGTGGAEPGGSRSPEPPSGTGGGGSTGTPGGGSGGGTSGPSADPSPTAPADSGPAHGGDPATGRATASPPPSDAARP
- a CDS encoding DNA repair protein RadA/Sms; its protein translation is MAARTKTTAKPRPAYRCTECGNQLPKWVGRCPECNSWGTVEEYGAVPLRTTAAGPVSSPAKPIGEVDGQVATARTTGVPELDRVLGGGLVPGAVVLLAGEPGVGKSTLLLDVAAKAASDRHRTLYVTGEESAGQVRLRADRINALSEHLYLAAESDLGAVLGHIEAVNPGLLILDSVQTIASAELDGAPGGPAQVREVANALIRASKQRGMATLLVGHVTKDGQIAGPRLLEHLVDVVLSFEGDRHARLRIIRGVKNRYGATDEVGCFELHDEGIAGLADPSGLFLTRRDKPVPGTCLTVTLEGRRPLVAEVQALMVDSQIPSPRRTTSGLESPRIAMILAVVERHGGVKLGKQDIYTATVGGVKLTEPSADLAIALAVASSSSDTPLPSNLVAIGEVGLAGEVRRVTGVQRRLAEAHRLGFTHALVPPDPGKVPPGMKVVEVSDIGEALRAIPGRRRASRPRQEQSPAAVAAPRGSAGDPARAALQAYVPAHPEELMEGWEPVGADELD
- a CDS encoding 2'-hydroxyisoflavone reductase; its protein translation is MCGRTRPERVAGMNILILGGSAFLGRAYVSDALARGHRVTTFNRGVTGPDQAGVEAVRGDRTVPEDLARLVEGRTWDAVVDTSGQQPHAVAAAARLLRDRAGHYSLVSSVHAFADWPGRPVDETSATLDCPADTPPDQPPANALKAGCERAVTEYFGERSTLLNCGLLIGPHENVGRLLWWLERVARGGRVVLPGNPDRALQLIDARDFAAFGLGLLEDGRSGRYITTGPAGGTTMEAMLRACAEATGSDAEFVPVGDDALLAAEVTPWTELPLWTPDQPDWAGIWQADTARARAAGLHSRPVEETVRDTWAWIGRRGPRTTPYMQGSTPLGIAEEKEQKLLAGAV